A window from Schistocerca gregaria isolate iqSchGreg1 chromosome 8, iqSchGreg1.2, whole genome shotgun sequence encodes these proteins:
- the LOC126285320 gene encoding CDP-diacylglycerol--inositol 3-phosphatidyltransferase — MENVFLFVPNIIGYARIVLALISFYYMPTNHIIASWCYIISSLLDAIDGHAARYFNQSTKFGAMLDQLTDRCGTMCLIVTLSYFYPQHMFLFQLSITIDIACHWIYLHTSLLQGKASHKFIDLSGNPIMRIYYTSRPVLFFMCAGNEAFYASLYLLHFTEGPVVAGLGLFRIVAYLTAPVAFVKALISLVQGYVACNNLAAIDLQDRQAQLTKEQ, encoded by the exons ATGGAGAATGTTTTCTTGTTTGTGCCAAACATCATAG GTTATGCAAGAATTGTGCTTGCCCTTATTTCATTTTACTATATGCCTACAAATCACATTATAGCTTCTTGGTGCTACATCATAAGTTCATTGCTTGATGCAATAGATGGACATGCTGCCAGGTATTTTAATCAAA GTACAAAATTTGGAGCCATGTTGGATCAGTTGACAGATCGATGTGGTACAATGTGCCTAATAGTTACATTGAGCTACTTTTACCCACAACACATGTTCTTGTTCCAATTAAGTATAACAATTGACATAGCTTGTCACTGGATATATCTGCACAC GAGTCTTCTTCAAGGAAAAGCGAGTCACAAGTTTATTGACTTGTCTGGTAACCCAATTATGAGAATCTACTACACATCACGTCCTGTTCTGTTCTTTATGTGTGCAGGAAATGAAGCGTTTTATGCTAGTTTGTACCTCTTGCATTTCACTGAAGGTCCTGTAG TTGCAGGCCTGGGTCTCTTCCGTATTGTAGCATATTTAACAGCACCTGTTGCTTTTGTTAAAGCACTTATTTCTCTTGTTCAAGGATATGTAGCATGTAATAATCTGGCAGCAATAGATCTTCAAGATAGACAAGCACAGTTAACAAAAGAACAGTGA